A region of the Streptomyces sp. NBC_00442 genome:
AGGTGCCGTCCCCCCGTGGCAGGGCAGGTACCAACTAGGTACCATCGGCTGTATGCCGTCTTTGAACATCACCTTCACCGATGAGGAACTCGAAGCGGTCCGGGCTGCCGCGGCCGCCGAGGGGAAGTCCCTCAAGCAGTACGTGCATGATCTGCCGCTGCGCGAACAGCAGCGTCTCCAGTTCGTCCGCTACGCCCTCTCCTGGGGGGAGCAGCAGCGCGCCGAGTTCGACGACGCCTTTCCCGACGAGGCACCACCCGGATCCCGGGGCCGGGGGGCGGACGCCGCCTGATGGCCCTCTACATCGATGTCCCGTGGCTCCTTGACGTGCAGGAGCAGGCCGTCCCCGAGGACGTGAGCGTCGCCGACTACTCCGCGCTCGTCGCGGCCGTGGCCCGCCACAGGACCCGCATCCCCCGCCCTTCCACCGCCGACCCCGAACCCGCGTGGCGGGCCGCCGCCCTCCTGCACACGCTGGTACGGCTGCAGCCCCTGCCCCACCGGAACAGCCTGTACGCCTGCCAGGTCACGGCCGCGTACATGTACGCCTCCGGCGAGGGCATCGACCCGCCGTACGGTGCCATGGTCGACCTCGTACGCGACATTCAGGCCGGCAAGGTCAGCGTGTACCAGGCGGCCGAACGGATCCACGCCTGGCGCATCTGACGGAGCGGTGGCGCGGTCGGTGACCGTGTGCGGAGCCGGGTCAGTTCTGTCCGGCGGCCAGGAGTTCGGCCAGGCGTCGCGTGGCGAATTCGGTGAGCGCGCGGCTGCTCATGAGCAGGCAGGGCGCCTGGCCGACCGTGTGTGCGCGGACCTGGCCGGTGGCGGCGAACTCCTCGCCGACGCGCGGGAAATGGGTGCTGTTGTCGTCGCCGACATCACGCGCCTCTACCCACACGCGCTGGTCACCGACGACGTAGGGGAAGCGGCGCAGCTTGCGGCGGTGGTGGGGCACCCGGGACTCGGCGTAGTGGAGAAAGGAGTTGCGGTTGTGCCCCACGCCGAGCAGGAGGATGTCGGCGTCCAGGTCGTGCAGAACGTCGAAGGGCGAGCCCGCGCCGAGGGCGTACGCGAGTGGCTGACGCCGGGTGATCTCGTGGGCGGCGGGCCCGACGGCGGCGACCGATGCCTGGGGATGGGCGCCACGGATCCGCCCGGGATGGGCGAGGACGGCGGAGGGGACGGCCCCCATCGACGTCGGCAGGGCGTCGTGGAAGAGAGGCGTCGCATCGCGTGCCGCCGCCACGTCGTCACTGGTCGGCGCCGGGTCCAGCGGACAAGGGTCGGTGACCTCGGGCGTGAAGGCCGGCACGACCAGGGTGCCGGTGGGAGTGAGGCAGTCCAGGAGCGCGCCGACCACGGCCGCCGCCCCGCCCTCGACGCGCCCGACAGCGGACAGCGAGGCGTGCACGATCAGAGCCGAGCCCGCCCGGACGCCCAGGCGGCCGAATTGCGCCGACAGGTGGGCCCGGTCGAGCGGGGCGACGGTCGGATGGTGCACGGTTCTCCCACGTTCTGGACTGGCTGGGTGGCTGTGTGCGGGGTGGCTGGGTGGTGCAGAGCCGGGCGGCCCACGTCCCTTTTCTCGGCCCGACGTGGCCGACATGTCCGATGTGGCCGGCATATGGGCGCGCGCCACACGTCGTGTCGCACCGGATCTCGGGTCGTCCGTCGGCACTGGCCAGGATTTTGACACGCGAGGCTTGCGAGCGGGCAAGCGGGTCCCGAGGGGCGGGCCTCGGCGCCTCGCCGAGCCGTGGCCCCCGTACGCTCGTCCCATGGGTGGCGAGATGGGTTTGCGGGAGCTCAAGAGGCAGCGGACGTACGAGTCGGTGTCGGACACGGCCGTCGCGCTGTTCCTCGAGCGGGGCTTCGACGGGGTGTCGGTCGCCGAGGTGGCGGCGGCGGCCGGGATCTCCAAGCCGACCCTGTTCCGCTACTTCCCCGCCAAGGAGGACCTGGTCCTGTACCGGTTCGCCGATCATCAGGACGAAGCGGCACGCGTCGTGGCCCAGGGCCGCACCGACGGACTCGCGCCCCTGCCCGCCCTGCACGCCCACTTCCGCCATGGTCTGCGAAGCCATGATCCGGTGACTGGCTTGAGCGACAACCCACATGTGCTCGCCTACCACGGGCTGTTGTACGGCACCCCGAGCCTGGTGGCCCGGCTGTACGGCTACCAGGACAGGTCCGAGCAGGCCCTCTCCGCCGAACTCGGTGACGGGCTCGACGCCCGGATCGCGGCCGGCCAGATCATCGCGGTCCAGCGCATTCTCGCCCTGGACAACTGGCGCCGGATCGCGGCGGGGGAGAGCGCGGCGGCGCTCTACGCGCAGGCGGTCGAGGCGGCAGACCGTGGGTTCGAGCAGCTGGGGGAGGGGCTGGGCGGCAGGTACGGCGAGAAGTCCCGCTGAGCGGCGCAACGCCCGCCCGCCCGGTCGTCCCGGCGTGGCAGTGTGCCGTTCGGCAGGCGTGGTGGATCGCGAAAACGTTACTAAGTTAAAAATGTAACCGGGTTGCGGTATCGTGATCCGCATGACGTCACATGACCAGGATCCGGACCGGATTCCGGCTCGGGATCTGGCTCGGGATCTGGCTCAGGATCCGGCTCGGGATCCGGCTCGGGATCCGGCTCGGGAACTGGGCCGGGAGCGCGCCTATCACGACGCCTGTCGAGCCGCCCTCGCCGCCATGACCGAGGGTGCCGGGCAGTGCGTGGTCATCGGCGAGAACGCCTTCGCCTCCGGTGCCGACGCGGAAGTCCTCGGGTATCAACTCCGTAGCTGGGCGAAGGAGTTGAGGGAGATGCCGGAAGGGCCGCTGTTCTTCGGCCGCCTCGACTTCGGCGCATCGCCGTCCGCGGCAGGCGATCACGCCGGCCAGAGCTACCACATCGGCCGCCGCCGCATCGGCGAACACCCCTCCGCCCCGCCCCTGGTCGTCGACTGGCGCGCCCCGGTCTCGCGCCGCTTCTATCAGGCGAGCGCCCGCGACCCGCAGGGCGTCGCAGTCCGTCGCCGCTTCGGCTGGGCGCAGGGCAGTACGGGTGTCGCCGAAGAACTGACGGGCTTGGAGGACGAGCCTCTGGCGGCGCCGGGCACACCGGCCGCCGCGACGACCACCGGCACTGCCCCCACCGGCACGGCCCCCACCGGCACGATTCTCGCCGGGGAGATCGAGCGTCCCCGCGTCGGCCCCATGCGGGACATCGCGGCGACCATCCAGCCCGACCAGGACGATCTCGTGCGGGCCGAACTCGCCCGGTCCTTCTGTGTGCAGGGTGCGCCCGGCACCGGCAAGACCGCCGTAGGGCTGCACCGAGCGGCGTACCTCCTCTACACCTATCCGCAGCGCATCCAGCGCCGCGGCCTTCTGGTGCTCGGCCCCAACCGCACTTTCCTCGCCTACGTCTGCGAAGTGCTTCCCGCGCTCGGCGAGAACGACATCCGTCAGTCGACCGTGGACGAGGAGATCGTGCGCGAGACCCGCGGCCGTGAGGTTCGTGCCGTCGACGAACCGGCGGCGGCGCTCGTCAAGCACGACGCGCGCATGGCCGACGTGGTCCGGCGCGCGCTGTACGGCCACATCGTCGAACCCCTCAACTCCCTGGCGCTGCGCGAGGGTTCGTACACCTGGAGGGTGGCGCGGAGCGAACTCGCGTCCATCGTCCGGGAGGTACGGGCCGAGGCGCCGCCGTACGCCACCGGGCGGGAGCGGGTGCGCAGCCGGGCGGTCAGGGCGATGCAGCTCCAGGCCGAGCAGCGGACCGGACCCCTGAACAGCACCTGGCTCCAGAAGATCACCCGGGCGCGCCCGGTGACGGAGTACGTCGATGCCGTGTGGCCGAGGGTGAAGCCGGAGGAGGTCGTCGCCGCGTTGTTCACGGACCCCGACGCGCTGGCCGCGGCCGCCGACGGCATCCTGGACCCGGCCGAACAGAAGACGCTGCTGTGGGCGAAGCCGCCCCGGTCGTGGAAGTCCGCGAAATGGTCGGAGGCCGACCTGGTGCTCCTCGACGAGGTGTCCGGTCTCATCGAGCACCCGCCGGGGTACGGGCACATCGTCGAGGACGAGGCGCAGGACCTGTCCCCGATGCAGTGCCGCGCGATCGCACGGCGGGCCGTGTTCGGCTCGCTGACGGTGCTCGGCGACCTGGCTCAGGGCACCACGCCGTGGGCGGCCCGCGACTGGCGCACCCAACTGGGCCACCTCGGCAAACCGGAGGCCGCGGTGGTGCCGTTGACCACCGGGTTCCGTGTGCCGGCCGCGATCGTGGAGCTGGCAAACCGGCTGCTTCCCGCGCTCGACGTGGACGTACCGAGCGGGCGGTCCCTGCGCGGGGACGGCCGGCTGAGCCGTCGCGAGGTCACGTCCCCGCGGGGTCTGGCCGATGCGGTGGTCGAAGCGGTGCGGGCGGCCCTGGGCCGCGAGGGGTCGGTGGGCGTGATCGCCGCCGACGGCGCCGTACGCGAACTGGAAGCGGCCCTCACGACGGCGGGCCTTTCCGCGAGCGCCGGGGGACGCCTCGCGCTGCTGCCCGCGTCGCTGGCCAAGGGCCTCGAATACGACCACGTCGTGGCCGTGGAACCGGCCGAGATCGCGGCGTCGGAGGACCGCGGACTGCACCGCTTGTACGTGGTCCTGACGCGGGCGGTGTCGGGGTTGGAGATCGTCCACTGCCGGCCGTTGCCCCGGCAGCTGAGGGAACCGGAACGCGCCTGACCGCCCGTGGGGGCGTGGCCCGCCCCCACGCGGGGTTCACAGACACGACCTAGCGCGCGTCCCGCGCCTGTTGCCCGGTGTCACCCGGAGTCCGCTGCCCGAGGTCCTCGGGCGCCCGCCGCCCGAGGTCGGGGGCCGGTGCGGCGCCGGACTCGACGGCCGGGCGGCTCGTCCGCATCCGGGCGTAGGCATAGACACAGCCGGCGAGCGCCAGGTCGGACAGGAGCATGAAGCCGATCGAGTACGAGTCCTTCGCGCTGTAGATCGCGCCCATGACGAGCGGCGGCACGAACCCGCCGAGGCCGCCCATCGCTCCCACGATGCCGGTCACGCTGCCCACCTGGGGCTGTGGCGTCACCTGGGAGACCAGGGCGAAGACGCTGCCGCTGGCCGTGCCGAGTCCCGCGCCCATGCACAGCAGGGCGATCGTGCCGCCGGGGTACAGCGTGGGATCGAAGGCCTGCACGATCGCGAGCAGGGCCACCACGCCCAGCGCCCCGGCGGTGACCACAGCGGGGTGGACGCGGTCCGAGAGCCAGCCGCCGATCGGTCGGAAGATGACCGTGGCCAGGGCGAATCCGGCCGCCTTGGATCCCGCGTCGGTCGGCGACAGCGCGTACCACGTCTTGAGATACGTGGGCAGGTACACGCCGAAGGCGACGATGCCGCCGAAGCCGATCGCGTACAGCGCCGAGAGCTCCCAGGTCACCCTCAGCCGCCCGGCCTGGCCGAGCCGCGAGGCCAGGGTGGCGGTCGGGACGGGCCGGTCCGGACGGTCCGTGATGAGCAGCGCCGCGAGCACGGCGTACGCCGCGAGGGCGATCGCCACGACGAGGAACGGAACGTTGTAGCCGTGCTTGGCGATGCGGGGCGTGAGGTATCCGGAGAGGGCCACGCCCC
Encoded here:
- a CDS encoding toxin Doc produces the protein MALYIDVPWLLDVQEQAVPEDVSVADYSALVAAVARHRTRIPRPSTADPEPAWRAAALLHTLVRLQPLPHRNSLYACQVTAAYMYASGEGIDPPYGAMVDLVRDIQAGKVSVYQAAERIHAWRI
- a CDS encoding aminoglycoside N(3)-acetyltransferase, coding for MHHPTVAPLDRAHLSAQFGRLGVRAGSALIVHASLSAVGRVEGGAAAVVGALLDCLTPTGTLVVPAFTPEVTDPCPLDPAPTSDDVAAARDATPLFHDALPTSMGAVPSAVLAHPGRIRGAHPQASVAAVGPAAHEITRRQPLAYALGAGSPFDVLHDLDADILLLGVGHNRNSFLHYAESRVPHHRRKLRRFPYVVGDQRVWVEARDVGDDNSTHFPRVGEEFAATGQVRAHTVGQAPCLLMSSRALTEFATRRLAELLAAGQN
- a CDS encoding TetR/AcrR family transcriptional regulator, encoding MGGEMGLRELKRQRTYESVSDTAVALFLERGFDGVSVAEVAAAAGISKPTLFRYFPAKEDLVLYRFADHQDEAARVVAQGRTDGLAPLPALHAHFRHGLRSHDPVTGLSDNPHVLAYHGLLYGTPSLVARLYGYQDRSEQALSAELGDGLDARIAAGQIIAVQRILALDNWRRIAAGESAAALYAQAVEAADRGFEQLGEGLGGRYGEKSR
- a CDS encoding HelD family protein, giving the protein MTSHDQDPDRIPARDLARDLAQDPARDPARDPARELGRERAYHDACRAALAAMTEGAGQCVVIGENAFASGADAEVLGYQLRSWAKELREMPEGPLFFGRLDFGASPSAAGDHAGQSYHIGRRRIGEHPSAPPLVVDWRAPVSRRFYQASARDPQGVAVRRRFGWAQGSTGVAEELTGLEDEPLAAPGTPAAATTTGTAPTGTAPTGTILAGEIERPRVGPMRDIAATIQPDQDDLVRAELARSFCVQGAPGTGKTAVGLHRAAYLLYTYPQRIQRRGLLVLGPNRTFLAYVCEVLPALGENDIRQSTVDEEIVRETRGREVRAVDEPAAALVKHDARMADVVRRALYGHIVEPLNSLALREGSYTWRVARSELASIVREVRAEAPPYATGRERVRSRAVRAMQLQAEQRTGPLNSTWLQKITRARPVTEYVDAVWPRVKPEEVVAALFTDPDALAAAADGILDPAEQKTLLWAKPPRSWKSAKWSEADLVLLDEVSGLIEHPPGYGHIVEDEAQDLSPMQCRAIARRAVFGSLTVLGDLAQGTTPWAARDWRTQLGHLGKPEAAVVPLTTGFRVPAAIVELANRLLPALDVDVPSGRSLRGDGRLSRREVTSPRGLADAVVEAVRAALGREGSVGVIAADGAVRELEAALTTAGLSASAGGRLALLPASLAKGLEYDHVVAVEPAEIAASEDRGLHRLYVVLTRAVSGLEIVHCRPLPRQLREPERA
- a CDS encoding nitrate/nitrite transporter → MATIGFTLTFWAWDLIAPLAGDYKDRLHLSSLQQSLLVAVPVLVGSLGRIPVGALTDRYGAKLMFPLMSALTIVPVLLLIPARNSYGLMLVVGFLLGLGGTTFAIGIPLVNSWFPPHKRGLALGVFGMGMGGVALSGYLTPRIAKHGYNVPFLVVAIALAAYAVLAALLITDRPDRPVPTATLASRLGQAGRLRVTWELSALYAIGFGGIVAFGVYLPTYLKTWYALSPTDAGSKAAGFALATVIFRPIGGWLSDRVHPAVVTAGALGVVALLAIVQAFDPTLYPGGTIALLCMGAGLGTASGSVFALVSQVTPQPQVGSVTGIVGAMGGLGGFVPPLVMGAIYSAKDSYSIGFMLLSDLALAGCVYAYARMRTSRPAVESGAAPAPDLGRRAPEDLGQRTPGDTGQQARDAR